Proteins encoded together in one Bradyrhizobium sp. CB82 window:
- a CDS encoding ABC transporter ATP-binding protein: MADERERIEAADAARPEVHPAADRPLLRIDGVVKNFGAFRAVDGVSLDIGAGEFFALLGPSGCGKTTLLRMLAGFETPDQGRILLGGIDIAQALPHERPINMMFQSYALFPHLSVRDNIAFGLKRAGMARADIATRVAEMVALVKLEGMEKRKPDQLSGGQRQRVALARALARRPQLLLLDEPLAALDKKLREGTQGELMELQRRLGMTFIIVTHDQEEAMTMATRIGVMDAGKLVQVASPRELYEAPRSRWIAQFVGDINLFEGELQSHEADRLTIATRDAGTLVVTEPREAVGKGKMSVAIRPEKVKLARRGSPGGMDQRSSVNQLNGTVTDVCYLGGSTSYKVKLDTGGTMQSSMANTARLDTDVFGLNQQVVAWFAPDDCVVLER, from the coding sequence ATGGCTGACGAACGAGAGAGGATCGAGGCTGCGGACGCGGCCAGGCCTGAAGTGCATCCGGCGGCGGATCGGCCGCTGCTGCGCATCGACGGCGTGGTGAAGAATTTCGGCGCGTTCCGCGCCGTCGACGGCGTGTCGCTCGACATCGGGGCGGGCGAGTTCTTTGCGCTGCTCGGTCCCTCCGGCTGCGGCAAGACCACGCTATTGCGCATGCTGGCAGGCTTCGAGACGCCGGACCAAGGGCGCATTCTGCTCGGCGGCATTGACATCGCGCAGGCGTTGCCGCACGAGCGGCCGATCAACATGATGTTCCAGAGCTACGCGCTGTTTCCGCATCTGTCGGTGCGCGACAACATCGCTTTCGGCCTGAAGCGCGCCGGCATGGCGCGCGCCGATATCGCCACGCGCGTGGCTGAGATGGTGGCGCTGGTGAAGCTGGAGGGGATGGAGAAGCGCAAGCCGGACCAGCTCTCCGGCGGGCAGCGTCAGCGTGTCGCGCTGGCGCGTGCGCTGGCGCGCCGCCCGCAACTGCTGCTGCTCGACGAGCCGCTGGCGGCGCTCGACAAGAAGCTGCGCGAGGGCACGCAAGGAGAGTTGATGGAGTTGCAGCGCCGGCTCGGCATGACCTTCATCATCGTCACCCACGACCAGGAGGAGGCGATGACGATGGCGACCCGTATCGGCGTGATGGACGCCGGCAAGCTCGTTCAGGTCGCATCGCCGCGCGAGCTCTATGAAGCGCCGCGCTCGCGCTGGATCGCGCAGTTCGTCGGCGACATCAACCTTTTCGAAGGTGAGCTGCAATCGCATGAAGCCGATCGCCTGACCATTGCCACGCGCGATGCCGGAACGCTCGTCGTCACCGAGCCGCGCGAGGCGGTCGGCAAAGGCAAAATGTCCGTCGCTATCCGCCCCGAGAAGGTGAAGCTGGCGCGTCGCGGCTCCCCAGGCGGGATGGACCAGCGGTCGTCGGTCAACCAGCTTAACGGCACCGTCACCGACGTCTGCTATCTCGGCGGCAGCACCAGCTACAAGGTGAAGCTCGACACCGGCGGCACGATGCAGTCCTCGATGGCCAACACCGCGCGGCTCGACACCGACGTCTTCGGCCTGAACCAGCAGGTGGTTGCCTGGTTCGCGCCTGATGATTGCGTGGTGTTGGAGCGATGA
- a CDS encoding ABC transporter permease: MSARRIFTRPARFAAIAPYLWMALFFLVPFGFVLKISLSQTAIAQPPYEPVFDLTAGWAAIKAAFGALSIDNFKLLVSDDLYVFAYVRSLTVAITATAILLLIGYPIAYGMARLPRRWQAVAMVLVIVPFWTSFLIRIYAWINILQHDGLLNQILLGLHLVSRPVVWLSTDSAMYLGIVYSYLPFMILPLYATLAKMEPALEEAAADLGAPPGAVFWRVTFPLSLPGVGAGVLLCFIPIVGEFVIPDLLAGSNSLMIGQTLWLEFFTNKDWPVASAAAIILLVVLLAPLLLYERVQRRQLEER, from the coding sequence ATGAGCGCACGCCGCATCTTCACGAGGCCAGCGCGCTTCGCCGCGATCGCGCCTTATCTCTGGATGGCGCTGTTCTTCCTGGTGCCGTTCGGCTTCGTGCTGAAGATCAGCCTGTCGCAGACGGCGATCGCACAGCCGCCGTACGAGCCGGTGTTCGATCTGACGGCGGGGTGGGCGGCGATCAAGGCCGCCTTCGGTGCGCTGTCGATCGACAATTTCAAGCTGCTGGTTTCCGACGACCTCTACGTCTTCGCCTATGTGCGCAGCCTCACCGTCGCGATCACGGCGACCGCGATCCTGCTCCTGATCGGCTATCCCATTGCCTATGGCATGGCGCGGCTGCCGAGGCGGTGGCAGGCGGTGGCGATGGTGCTGGTGATCGTGCCGTTCTGGACCTCGTTCCTGATCCGCATCTACGCCTGGATCAACATCCTGCAGCACGATGGTCTGCTCAATCAGATCCTGCTCGGGCTGCATCTGGTCAGCCGGCCGGTGGTGTGGCTATCCACCGACAGCGCGATGTATCTCGGCATCGTCTATTCCTACCTGCCGTTCATGATCCTGCCGCTCTACGCGACGCTGGCCAAGATGGAGCCGGCGCTGGAGGAGGCGGCCGCCGATCTCGGCGCGCCGCCCGGGGCGGTGTTCTGGCGGGTCACCTTTCCGCTGTCGCTGCCCGGCGTCGGCGCCGGCGTATTGCTCTGCTTCATTCCGATCGTCGGCGAGTTCGTGATCCCGGATCTCTTGGCCGGCTCCAACTCGCTGATGATCGGCCAGACGCTGTGGCTGGAATTCTTCACCAACAAGGACTGGCCGGTCGCGTCCGCGGCCGCCATCATCCTGCTGGTCGTGCTGCTCGCACCGCTGTTGCTCTACGAGCGGGTGCAGCGGCGGCAATTGGAGGAGCGGTGA